The genomic interval CAACAACGTCGTGTATTCGCTGGTCGTCGACGGAAGCACGGTGTACGCCGGCGGCGCGTTCAGCAACATCGGCGGCCAGGTCCGTAGCCGCATCGCAGCGCTCGACTCGACCACCGGCCTCGCGAACACCTGGAATCCGAACTCGAACAGCACGGTCTACGTGATGCTCAAGACCGGTTCGACCCTGCGGGTGGGCGGGGAGTTCACGAACATTGGAGCGCAGGTTCGCAATCGTCTGGCCGAGATCGATCTGTCGACCGGGGCGTCGACTCTGTGGCACCCGAATGCGAACGACTTCGTGTACACGCTGGCGTTGAACGGCTCCACGCTCTACGCCGGCGGCGGCTTCACCTACATCGGCGGACTGACGCGCAATCGCATCGCAGCGTTCGATGCTCAGACCGGCACACCGACCGAGTGGAATCCGAACTCCAACAACCAGGTCAGCGACATCGTCGTGAGCGGGAGCACGGTTTACGCCGGCGGACTCTTCACGAGCATCGGCGGCCAGGTGCGCAATCGCATCGCAGCACTGGATCCGGTGACCGGACTCGCGACAGCGTGGAATCCGAACGCGAACAACTCGATCACTGCATTGCTGCTCAACGGCCCGACCCTCTATGCGAGCGGGGTGTTCACGAGCATCGGTGGCCAGCCGCGCAATCGCATCGCGGCGCTCGACGTCTACACCGGGTCCGCCACCACGTGGAATCCGAACGCGAACGGCGAAGTGGCTTGCATGTCACGCAGCGGCACGACGCTGTACGTCGGTGGCGCCTTCGGAATCATCGGAGGACAGACCCGCACGCGACTCGCGGCGCTCGACCTTGGCACCGGGCTTGCGAGCGCGTGGGATCCGAATGCCAACAGCACCGTGTATGGGCTCGAATCCAGCGGCGCCCTGGTCTACGCGTCGGGACTCTTCACGACCGTCGCCGGCCAGACACGCAATCGCATCGCAGCGATCGACGCGTCGACCGGACTCCCGACCAGCTGGGACCCGAATGCGAACGGCGCGGTCTATGACCTGGCCGTCAATGGCTCCGACGTCTACGCCGGGGGGGCCTTCACCTTCATCGGCGGCCAGACGCGCAATCGCCTCGCGAAGCTCGAGCCCTCGGGTCTCGCGACGTTCGGGTGGGACGCGGGTGCCAACAACGTGATCTACGACCTCTCGTTCACGAATCAGCGACTCTACGTAGGCGGTGCTTTCGGCACGATCGGATCCCGTCCTCAGGGTGGTGTGGCCTGGATCGCAGCGCCCACGACGGTCGACGCACCGATCCTGACGCCTCGATCGACGTTCGCGCTCACCTGCGCACCCAATCCGGCGCACGCGACGAGTGCGCTTCGATTCGCCCTTCCGGCGGCCGGACGCGTGACGCTGGCGCTCTTCGATCCGGCGGGCCGTCGGGTCGCGACGCTCAAGCACGACGAGTGGCTCACCGCGGGGCCTCACGAAGTGACGCTCCGGGCGGCGACCCTGAATGCCGGCGTCTACTTCGCTCGACTCGAGTACGGAATCCAGCAGGCCACTCAGAAGCTGATGATCATTCGATAGGCGGGGGCCGCTCCCCGCGAGGCGTGGCCGGTGGACACCGTGGGGGGGAGTGGGCGCCATGGCCCACTCAGCGGTGGACGCCGGCCGCCTCGCTGCCCGTCCGTTCGACGAACTCGTTGTACGAGCCGCCGTACGCGAATGGGGGTTGCGCGGCTTCGCCCGCCCCGTCGCCGGGTCGCAGCTCCAGCACTCGATTGCTCAGGCCGCGCAGGAAAGTGCGGTCATGGCTCACGAACAACATGGTGCCTTCGAAGTTCTCGAGCGAGGCCACCAGCATCTCCTTGGTTTCGAGATCCAGATGATTGGTCGGCTCGTCGAGGACGAGGAAGTTCGGCGGGTCGAACAGCATGCGCGCCAGCACCAGTCGAGACTTTTCGCCACCCGACAGCACGCGGATCGGCTTGTCGACGTCGCCGCCCGAAAACTGAAACGCGCCGAGCAGATTGCGCATGGTGCCCTGATTCTCGAGCGGGAAGTCCCTCTGGATCTGCTCGAACACCGAGAGTTCGGGATCCAGCAGTTCGAGCGATTGCTGGGCGAAATAACCGACCTTCAGAGAGGCCCCGAGCTTTACGGATCCCGCGTCGGGAGCGATCGTACCGGCGACCAGTTTGAGCAGCGTGGTCTTGCCCGCGCCGTTGCGTCCCATCACGCACCAGCGCTCGGTTCGCCGGATACTGAAATCGAATCCGTCGTAGATCACGCGCTCCCCGTACGCCTTGCGCACTCCCTTGATCTCGAGCACTTCCTCACCGGAGCGCGGCGGCGGTGACTTGAAGCGAAACTCCACGATCTTGCGCTGGCGGGGGAGTTCGACCATTTCGATCTTCTCGAGCTTCTTGACGCGACTCTGCACCTGCGCCGCCTTGGCGGCATGAGCGGCGAATCGTTCGATGAAGCGCCGCTCTTTGGCGAGCATCGCCTGCTGGCGCGCGTGTGCCGCCTCGCGATTCGCGGTCGCGATGGTTCGCTGGCGCACGTAGAAATCGTAGTCGCCGGTGTAG from Candidatus Eisenbacteria bacterium carries:
- a CDS encoding ABC-F family ATP-binding cassette domain-containing protein, whose translation is MIAFQNVSKQYGRQILFVETSFQLNPGEKAGLVGPNGAGKTTVFRMIVGEEIPDEGEVSTPKRTSVGYYRQDIGEMSGRWVLDETIASSGSLGDLHHELKALEAAMADPERAGDMDRILERYGHAQEEYERGGGYDLESRAREVLHGLGFDDPQVDGDVGALSGGWKMRVGLARILLGRPDVLLMDEPTNHLDIESILWLEAFIRDYPGAVLMTCHDKDFMNRIVSRVIEIDGGEFTSYTGDYDFYVRQRTIATANREAAHARQQAMLAKERRFIERFAAHAAKAAQVQSRVKKLEKIEMVELPRQRKIVEFRFKSPPPRSGEEVLEIKGVRKAYGERVIYDGFDFSIRRTERWCVMGRNGAGKTTLLKLVAGTIAPDAGSVKLGASLKVGYFAQQSLELLDPELSVFEQIQRDFPLENQGTMRNLLGAFQFSGGDVDKPIRVLSGGEKSRLVLARMLFDPPNFLVLDEPTNHLDLETKEMLVASLENFEGTMLFVSHDRTFLRGLSNRVLELRPGDGAGEAAQPPFAYGGSYNEFVERTGSEAAGVHR
- a CDS encoding T9SS type A sorting domain-containing protein, coding for MALTPLAASDCPPDRYLPNFIRRVGLAACGVLLGAMVLAPRSAHAQVIDSTLWVANDLLTAVVQTGETIYIGGQFTFIYPLTGGGAALDLTRGIPNSPFPRVVGTVYTSVPDGAGGWFIGGNFSSVGSVPRTHLAHVLANGTVAAWNPAANNEVYALAVNGSTVLAGGTFTFVGGQTRNRIAAIDAATGLATAWNPNANNFVYALAVSGSSVYAAGSFTLISGLTRNGIAELDVSSGSASVWNPNSVGIVRSLAIHGPLVYVGGAFSNIGGQVRTRIAALDRTTGAATGWNPVANNVVYSLVVDGSTVYAGGAFSNIGGQVRSRIAALDSTTGLANTWNPNSNSTVYVMLKTGSTLRVGGEFTNIGAQVRNRLAEIDLSTGASTLWHPNANDFVYTLALNGSTLYAGGGFTYIGGLTRNRIAAFDAQTGTPTEWNPNSNNQVSDIVVSGSTVYAGGLFTSIGGQVRNRIAALDPVTGLATAWNPNANNSITALLLNGPTLYASGVFTSIGGQPRNRIAALDVYTGSATTWNPNANGEVACMSRSGTTLYVGGAFGIIGGQTRTRLAALDLGTGLASAWDPNANSTVYGLESSGALVYASGLFTTVAGQTRNRIAAIDASTGLPTSWDPNANGAVYDLAVNGSDVYAGGAFTFIGGQTRNRLAKLEPSGLATFGWDAGANNVIYDLSFTNQRLYVGGAFGTIGSRPQGGVAWIAAPTTVDAPILTPRSTFALTCAPNPAHATSALRFALPAAGRVTLALFDPAGRRVATLKHDEWLTAGPHEVTLRAATLNAGVYFARLEYGIQQATQKLMIIR